Proteins co-encoded in one Bemisia tabaci chromosome 9, PGI_BMITA_v3 genomic window:
- the LOC140225427 gene encoding uncharacterized protein, with product MHPEWTIKEDGGLIIDPAFPYLATFPTAYGYGSLQDQPQSPPKRQPSSPSKHQPSSPPKCKLLKRPSSRGYAVLALEAPQPPEVPKNGFKSKSTSGSKVDVDEAGSSPPRTKTRLQVIYEVVAFIPSVTDAYQLNDLYVDKGRTLLKRDSRSYYKVQGSMAISRVRRCLFILGKLGTKEKEILHSEVVDFDAKVWRKLQQKLAHFYFSTYLVYHANPEFFKSLARGKTLRDLIAEDPFPTAKEVEAIAKEAKDDEKEEDMRD from the exons ATGCATCCGGAATGGACGATCAAAGAGGACGGTGGGTTGATAATTGACCCGGCCTTTCCGTACCTGGCCACGTTTCCTACCGCTTATGGGTATGGCTCCCTTCAAGATCAACCTCAGTCACCCCCGAAGCGTCAACCTTCGTCACCCTCGAAGCATCAACCTTCGTCACCCCCGAAGTGTAAACTCTTGAAGCGTCCATCATCCAGAGGATACGCTGTCTTAGCTCTGGAAGCACCGCAGCCGCCAGAAGTTCCGAAAAATGGCTTCAAATCCAAGAGTACAAGTGGATCGAAAGTTGATGTTGATGAAGCTGGTAGTTCGCCGCCGAGAACCAAGACAAGACTGCAAGTCATTTACGAAGTTGTTGCATTCATCCCGAGTGTCACAGACGCATATCAGTTGAATGACCTATATGTTGATAAAGGAAG GACCTTGTTAAAGAGAGACTCCAGGTCCTACTACAAAGTGCAAGGCTCCATGGCGATAAGCCGCGTGAGGAGGTGTCTTTTCATCCTGGGGAAGCTGGGcacaaaagagaaagaaatcTTGCACTCGGAGGTCGTCGACTTCGACGCGAAAGTCTGGCGAAAACTGCAACAGAAACTGGCACATTTCTATTTCAGCACCTACCTCGTCTACCACGCAAATCCGGAGTTCTTCAAGAGTCTTGCCCGCGGCAAAACACTCAGAGACCTCATCGCTGAGGACCCTTTTCCTACGGCGAAGGAAGTTGAAGCCATTGCAAAGGAAGCTAAAGATGATGAAAAGGAAGAGGATATGCGTGATTGA